The Sporosarcina sp. Te-1 DNA window AATAAGTTGATCCTCATCGACCGTGTTGTCTGAGATGAAATTATTTTTATGAATGTTCAAGACAGAGTGATGCACCAACGGATGATGATTTACATCATAAGTCGATGTGTTGAGAAGAGCCAGCACAGTTCTTGTACTGCGCTTGTCAACCTTCTCCTTCTTACCCTTGAAATAAAGTTTAATGAGATGTGGTTCGCCATCAATCATTAAACCTAGTTCAGGGGACGACCGAACGACTAATTCATCACTTATCCAGTTAGCTCGGCCGGGATCAAACCAAGAAACTTCTTTGTTTCTAAGGAACTTGCGATATTGCTTAATAGCATAAGCGTAGTTTTCCTTCTTCTTTTCATCAGTTCCAAGAAGCAACGAGTCTAGAAAGTCATGGTCCTTGTTTCTCTCGTGAAATTGGACAATCCCATCACGAAGCTGTTTCCAGTAATCAAAGGCTGGATGGTAATCATCCTGATACTTGATTCTCCTGACCATGTTGGTCTTTGCGCTACTTCCTTTTGCTGTGAAATCGATGAATTGTGTAAGACCTAAAGCTACTTTTTCCTGAATGAACAATAGAATCACCCCCTCCCAATGTCACTATTCGACATAGAGGAACAAAATACCTACCAAAAGGAGGAATTACTTTGAATCAGTTAGTTGTCATGCAGGATCAGCAAACAGTTACTAGCTCTAAATCATAGCTGAAACATTCGGTAAGGAACACAAACAAGTTCTCCGGGATGTGCGCAGCATCATGAAAGATGTGTCCAATTCTGGACTAATGTTTTTCGAAGGAGCTGAGCCAGATAGTTACGGTCGAGAGCAAACGGTAATATACATGAACCGCGACGGGTTCACTTTACTAGCAACGGGGTTTACAGGCAAGAAAGCGATGGAGTTCAAGCTCAAATTCATTCAGGCCTTCAACGAAATGGAAGAGCGATTGAAAAAAATGAACAACACAAAGCTTCTCTTGCAAACAGCTCTCCAACATGAGGAGCGTATCGAAACGGTTGATTCGGATGTGAAATTCCTGAAAGACCACATGCGAATTAACGAGGCACAGGAACAACGGATCAACATGAACGCACGCGGAAAAATCATGGAATGCTTAGGCGGCGAGGATGCCAACGCATACAAGGAAATTGGCAAAAGGGCCTTCTCGCAGTTTTGGAGAGAATTCAAAGCCTACTTCGAGATACCTAGATATGGTGGTGAGCTACCTAAGAAGCGTTTTGAATAATCAACAGCGTTTGCGATTAGCATTAGTAGGGGTGAGAAACATATTGACATTACGATCAATGAATTAAAAGCACAACTATTAGCTGCTGAACTGATAAATCTTTTCCGCCAGTCTTATCAACAAGGAGTGGAGGATGCACGGCAGGAGAAGGAGTTTCCGCCCATGTTGAAAAAAGAACATCTTGCGGAAATATTCCAAGTGGCTATACCGACAGTCGAGAAAATTATACGGAGTGAGGGATTCCCGAGATTCAAACATGTGGCTGCACGATATCCACGGGATGAGGTCTATGAGTGGATTAAGCAAAACACGGAACACATGAACACCACTCTCGGAGTCTACTTGGATTTTGACGAAAGTAAACGAGCTTTCCGGTGAGGTAGTAGAGGGCCGGGTGAGGGACCCCGGCTAGTGAGATGTTTGTAAGTGGTTGTTGTTGTTTTGGAGGTCTACATCTATAGAGTACAACAGCCCTCTAGTTAAGAGTATTCCAATTTGGAATAAGGGGGTGATGAGAATGAAATATGGCGCAATTTTAAGAGCTTGCCGTGAAAAAAGGATGGAATCAGGAAGAAATGGCGTTTCGGTTAAACGTTAATCAGTCAGACATATCTAAGTATGAATACGATCATAAAGAACCTTTGATTTCTATATTTCACAGGTGGGCAAGCGTGACGAATTCGCAAGATGTTTTAGTTGCTTATATGGCGGGAGTTGAAGGTGTTACCATCCTAGCAAATATCTTGGCAACTATGGGTACAGGCATCATGGGGTTTATCAGAATAGGAGGGTTCTTGTGAGGTTGAAAACTACAAATCGGAAGATATCGATGTGGTCATCGAACATAAAAAGATGATCCAGCATCAATTGGATAACATCGAACGATGCAACTGGACGGACGAGATAGACGATGCGATAGTACGCACACTTAGCGTCTATGAATCTCTTCAAAAGATAAGGGTAATGAAGAACGAAAAGCATTGTGACTCCAAAATGAATTTTTTGGCAGCCATGTTGCAGGGGCAAGGTGTGAAGGTCCAGGTAGTCCATTATGGACACAAAAAAACCGACTGACGTTGTAGCGTCAAATCGGCTGAACGGATTTAATATCTAAACCAACTATACCACAGGGGCCTTGGCTCCTGTCAAGAAGTCCATGAGTGGAGCGATTAACCCCCAATCCTCCTATATCTACCCCACGGCAAACTCATGGTGTTCTAGAAATAACCGTTTCAACTCTATTTGGAGAAAACGGGGGAGTACGTTGAAGAGATCAACTTATTGGGGCAACCGACTTGAAGTAGCGGAGGAATTTGCTAAAAGGACAGGCAAGAAGGTGCGGCGCAATAATCATCTGCTAGTACACCCAGAACACGATTTCATGTTAGCGAACTTGGACCGTGTGGTTGTCGGGGAAAGGGCATTACTCGAGTGAAAGACGACTTCAGCATACAACCGAGAGCAATGGGAAAGCGATAACGTCCCAGCAACGTATCTATGTCAGCTACAACACTACCTAGCAGTTACAGGCTACGAAAAGGCATATATCGCTGTACTGATCGGCGGAAATTAATTTGTTTGGAAAGAGATTCCCCGTGATGAGGAATTAATCGACATGATCATTGACCGTGAGAAGCATTTCTGGGAGTATCACGTGCTTGGTAATAATCCTTTTCCAATCGACGGGAGTTCGGCAGCGGAAGAATTGCTAAAAAAGATGTATCTAGAGGACAACGGGGCCATGACTATGCTCACCGAGGAAGAGGACGAGCTTATTGACGCGCTAGAGCACGTTAAAGCAGAACTTAAGGATTTAGAAACGCTCAAAAAACGATACGAAAACGAGCTGAAGATGAAGATGGCGGAGTCGCCCGTAGGTGTTACTTCCAATTATGAGATCTCCTTCAAGACGCACAAACGGAACACGATCGAT harbors:
- a CDS encoding Rha family transcriptional regulator, giving the protein MAETFGKEHKQVLRDVRSIMKDVSNSGLMFFEGAEPDSYGREQTVIYMNRDGFTLLATGFTGKKAMEFKLKFIQAFNEMEERLKKMNNTKLLLQTALQHEERIETVDSDVKFLKDHMRINEAQEQRINMNARGKIMECLGGEDANAYKEIGKRAFSQFWREFKAYFEIPRYGGELPKKRFE
- a CDS encoding helix-turn-helix domain-containing protein, with translation MLKKEHLAEIFQVAIPTVEKIIRSEGFPRFKHVAARYPRDEVYEWIKQNTEHMNTTLGVYLDFDESKRAFR
- a CDS encoding helix-turn-helix transcriptional regulator, encoding MKKGWNQEEMAFRLNVNQSDISKYEYDHKEPLISIFHRWASVTNSQDVLVAYMAGVEGVTILANILATMGTGIMGFIRIGGFL